From the Bacillota bacterium genome, one window contains:
- a CDS encoding GntR family transcriptional regulator, with amino-acid sequence MRNQVVAAMARGELADGERLPSIRQLAADLGVNVHTVHRAYDQLRQEGFLRVLGRSGAVVRHPAATEEPPELPAEWERQARQLLDEARARGFPRTQILTRLGELMDG; translated from the coding sequence ATCCGCAACCAGGTGGTGGCCGCCATGGCGCGCGGGGAGCTGGCGGACGGCGAGCGCCTGCCCTCGATCCGCCAGCTGGCCGCCGACCTGGGCGTCAACGTCCACACCGTCCACCGGGCTTACGACCAGTTGCGCCAGGAAGGCTTCCTTCGCGTCCTCGGCCGCAGCGGCGCCGTGGTCCGCCACCCGGCGGCGACCGAAGAGCCGCCGGAGCTGCCCGCCGAGTGGGAGCGGCAGGCGCGCCAGCTGCTGGACGAGGCCCGGGCGCGAGGCTTCCCCCGCACGCAGATCCTCACACGTCTCGGGGAGCTGATGGACGGATGA